The Methylobacterium sp. PvR107 genome contains a region encoding:
- a CDS encoding glucan ABC transporter ATP-binding protein/ permease gives MVRLYGRVLGFLTAERRLAIGLAATNVVLAVAAFAEPLLMGRIIDQLTHLKRGGDAMGTMLPLLAAWVAFGFFTIAAGVFIALHADRLAHRNRLSSMASYFEHVLDLPLAFHSANHSGRVLKAMLEGTNGMAWLWLGFFRDHLVALVSLGVLLPMTLFINWQLGSILVVLVLAFTALTTFVMRRTETLQGQVEEFNSGLAAHASDALGNVAVIQSFTRAKAEKDAMRGIITNLLAAQIPVLSWWALANVATRASATITMTAIFVTGIWLYQAGTTTVGEVVAFMSLATAFVARLDHVVGFVNGLFQQAPKIAEFFEIYDTVPAVADRPHARQVARFEGAVTFDDVAFSYDGRRQALDGVSFTARPGETIALVGTTGSGKSTTLGLLHRSFDPASGSIRIDGMDIRDVGLASLRHNIGVVFQEPMLFARSIRENLQVGCPDATDAEMLDALERAQASAFLARQANGLDTVIGERGRSLSGGERQRLSIARALLKNPPILILDEATSALDAATERKLQGALETVMAGRTTFVIAHRLATIRDADRILVFHEGRIVEAGTFDQLVAEGGRFAELARAQFMAAQAEEDEGLALAA, from the coding sequence ATGGTTCGTCTGTACGGGCGGGTCCTGGGATTTCTGACGGCGGAGCGGCGGCTGGCCATAGGGCTCGCCGCCACCAACGTCGTGTTGGCGGTGGCGGCCTTCGCCGAGCCCCTGCTGATGGGCCGGATCATCGACCAGCTGACCCACCTCAAGCGCGGCGGCGACGCCATGGGCACGATGCTGCCCCTGCTCGCCGCCTGGGTGGCGTTCGGCTTCTTCACCATCGCGGCGGGCGTGTTCATCGCGCTCCACGCCGACCGGCTCGCGCACCGCAACCGCCTGTCCTCCATGGCAAGCTACTTCGAGCACGTCCTCGACCTGCCGCTCGCCTTCCACTCGGCCAACCATTCCGGCCGCGTCTTGAAGGCGATGCTGGAGGGCACCAACGGGATGGCGTGGCTGTGGCTCGGCTTCTTCCGCGACCACCTCGTCGCCCTGGTCTCGCTCGGCGTGCTCCTGCCGATGACCCTGTTCATCAACTGGCAGCTCGGCTCGATCCTGGTGGTGCTGGTTCTCGCCTTCACGGCGCTCACCACCTTCGTGATGCGCCGGACCGAGACGCTCCAGGGACAGGTCGAGGAATTCAATTCGGGGCTCGCCGCCCACGCCTCGGACGCGCTCGGCAACGTCGCGGTGATCCAGTCCTTCACCCGCGCCAAGGCCGAGAAGGACGCGATGCGCGGCATCATCACCAACCTGCTGGCCGCCCAGATCCCGGTCCTGTCCTGGTGGGCGCTCGCCAACGTGGCGACGCGCGCCTCCGCGACCATCACCATGACGGCGATCTTCGTCACCGGCATCTGGCTCTACCAGGCCGGCACCACCACGGTGGGCGAGGTCGTGGCCTTCATGAGCCTCGCCACCGCCTTCGTGGCCCGGCTCGACCACGTGGTCGGCTTCGTCAACGGCCTGTTCCAGCAGGCCCCGAAGATCGCCGAGTTCTTCGAGATCTACGACACCGTCCCGGCCGTGGCCGACCGGCCGCACGCCCGGCAGGTAGCGCGGTTCGAGGGTGCGGTCACCTTCGACGACGTCGCCTTCTCGTACGACGGCCGGCGTCAGGCGCTCGACGGCGTCTCGTTCACGGCGCGTCCCGGCGAGACGATCGCCCTGGTCGGCACCACCGGCTCCGGCAAGTCGACGACGCTCGGCCTCCTGCACCGCAGCTTCGATCCGGCCTCCGGTTCGATCCGGATCGACGGGATGGACATCCGCGACGTCGGCCTCGCGTCCCTGCGCCACAACATCGGCGTGGTGTTCCAGGAGCCGATGTTGTTCGCCCGCTCGATCCGCGAGAACCTGCAGGTCGGCTGCCCCGACGCCACCGACGCCGAGATGCTCGACGCGCTGGAGCGGGCGCAGGCCAGCGCGTTCCTGGCGCGCCAGGCCAACGGGCTCGACACGGTGATCGGCGAGCGCGGCCGGTCGCTCTCGGGCGGCGAGCGTCAGCGGCTCTCGATCGCCCGGGCGCTCCTGAAGAACCCGCCGATCCTGATCCTCGACGAGGCGACCTCGGCGCTCGACGCCGCCACCGAGCGCAAGCTCCAGGGCGCGCTGGAGACCGTGATGGCGGGGCGGACCACGTTTGTGATCGCCCACCGCCTCGCCACGATCCGCGACGCCGACCGCATCCTGGTGTTCCACGAGGGCCGGATCGTCGAGGCCGGGACCTTCGACCAGCTGGTGGCCGAGGGGGGCCGCTTCGCCGAACTCGCCCGGGCGCAGTTCATGGCCGCCCAGGCGGAGGAGGACGAAGGGCTGGCGCTGGCGGCGTGA